From Pseudanabaena sp. PCC 6802, one genomic window encodes:
- a CDS encoding B12-binding domain-containing radical SAM protein, with product MSHSNFSSEHHLFELATPHGNAIPVVFAFPNTYSVGITSLGYQTIWADLAMRSEVAVSRWFTDDCEPLPRYAELLGFSFSWELDYVNILAALEHLGVPISSTDRASDSPLVFGGGPVLTANPEPFADWFDFVLLGDGEELIGNMLAAYQQVRDRPRHTQLKHLAKVPGIYVPGFYDITYESPEGAIASIQPIDSDIPATVAKQTYRGNTLSASAVVTAKAAWESIYMVEVARSCPEMCRFCLASYLTLPFRTPSATDSLIPAIDRGLKVTNRLGLLGASITQHPEFDLLLDYLAQPQFDSVRLSLASVRANTLSVKLAQTLASRDSRSVTVAVESGSDRLRQIINKKLHNDEIIQAAVNAQVGGLSALKLYGMVGVPGEIDRDLEETVEMLRSLKKAAPKLRISFGCSTFVPKSHTPWQWMGVDASADKKLKYLQKQLAPKGIDFRPESYKDSIIQAAISRGDRRLQALLRLVYEYSGGSVPSDGMYKRAFKQLRGQIPPLEAYVYENWQSDRVLPWQHLHGPLPANTLQKHLETSLAYRIKPDRQ from the coding sequence TTGAGTCACAGTAATTTTAGTTCCGAACACCATCTGTTTGAACTTGCTACACCGCACGGTAATGCTATCCCTGTTGTGTTTGCTTTTCCAAATACATACTCGGTTGGCATTACTAGCTTGGGTTATCAGACGATCTGGGCGGATCTGGCAATGCGATCGGAAGTAGCTGTCAGCCGCTGGTTTACGGATGACTGCGAACCATTGCCACGCTATGCGGAGTTGTTAGGTTTTTCTTTCTCCTGGGAACTGGACTATGTCAATATTCTAGCCGCATTAGAGCATTTGGGCGTACCAATTAGCAGCACCGATCGCGCATCTGACTCGCCACTAGTTTTTGGCGGCGGTCCAGTTTTGACTGCCAACCCCGAACCATTTGCCGATTGGTTTGACTTTGTTTTGCTGGGGGATGGGGAAGAACTGATTGGCAACATGCTGGCTGCCTATCAACAGGTACGCGATCGGCCTCGCCATACTCAGCTCAAGCACTTGGCAAAGGTGCCTGGTATTTACGTGCCCGGTTTCTATGACATAACCTACGAATCGCCAGAAGGGGCGATCGCCTCAATTCAACCCATTGACTCCGATATTCCTGCCACTGTCGCTAAACAAACCTACAGGGGAAATACCCTTTCTGCGTCTGCGGTGGTCACTGCTAAAGCTGCTTGGGAAAGCATCTACATGGTGGAAGTGGCGCGTAGCTGCCCGGAAATGTGCCGTTTCTGCTTAGCCAGCTATTTGACTCTGCCGTTTCGTACCCCCAGCGCTACGGACAGCCTGATTCCTGCCATAGACAGGGGCTTGAAAGTAACCAATCGCTTGGGCTTACTAGGAGCATCGATTACTCAGCATCCAGAATTCGATCTGCTGCTGGACTATCTTGCCCAACCCCAATTTGATTCAGTCCGACTCAGTTTGGCATCTGTGCGCGCGAATACGCTAAGCGTGAAGCTAGCCCAAACCCTTGCCAGCCGCGATAGTCGCTCGGTAACTGTCGCTGTAGAAAGCGGTTCCGATCGCCTGCGTCAGATTATCAATAAAAAGCTGCACAACGACGAAATTATACAGGCGGCGGTTAACGCTCAGGTGGGCGGGTTGAGCGCGCTCAAACTATATGGCATGGTGGGCGTTCCTGGTGAAATCGATCGCGATCTCGAAGAGACTGTAGAAATGCTGCGATCGCTCAAAAAAGCCGCTCCAAAACTCCGAATCAGTTTTGGTTGCAGCACGTTCGTACCTAAATCTCACACGCCTTGGCAATGGATGGGAGTCGATGCCAGCGCCGATAAAAAACTGAAGTATCTGCAAAAACAACTAGCTCCAAAAGGGATTGACTTTCGTCCAGAAAGCTATAAAGACTCCATAATTCAAGCGGCGATTTCCAGGGGCGATCGCCGCCTCCAGGCTTTGTTACGACTGGTATACGAATATAGCGGTGGCTCAGTGCCAAGCGACGGCATGTACAAGCGCGCCTTTAAGCAACTGCGCGGTCAAATACCTCCACTCGAAGCCTACGTTTACGAAAATTGGCAAAGCGATCGCGTTTTACCCTGGCAGCACTTGCACGGGCCTCTACCTGCAAATACTTTACAGAAACATCTAGAAACTTCACTAGCATATAGGATAAAACCGGATCGGCAATAG
- a CDS encoding molybdenum cofactor biosynthesis protein MoaE, which translates to MTSVDILQETSDFRLTYEPLDVAEVYRLADTSANGAVVLMSGMVREQTAGRTVDHLDYQAYEPMALRIFAQITQDIRRMYPDVSRVVIHHRLGKLRVGEISVAIAVGSPHRAEAFDACRYAIDALKQNAPIWKKEYWLDGDSTWVNIGKCNLP; encoded by the coding sequence ATGACATCAGTAGATATTTTGCAAGAAACCAGCGATTTCAGGCTCACCTACGAACCTTTAGATGTGGCTGAGGTTTACAGGCTGGCGGATACATCGGCAAATGGGGCGGTGGTGCTGATGAGTGGTATGGTGCGGGAGCAAACCGCAGGTCGAACTGTAGACCATCTGGACTATCAGGCATACGAGCCGATGGCTCTAAGGATATTTGCGCAAATTACGCAGGATATTCGGCGCATGTATCCCGATGTTAGTCGCGTTGTAATTCATCATCGTTTGGGCAAGCTAAGGGTGGGTGAAATTAGCGTCGCGATCGCCGTGGGATCTCCCCATCGCGCGGAGGCGTTTGATGCCTGCCGCTATGCCATCGACGCGCTCAAACAAAATGCCCCCATCTGGAAAAAAGAATACTGGCTTGACGGTGATAGTACTTGGGTTAATATTGGCAAGTGTAATTTGCCGTAA
- a CDS encoding DUF1802 family protein codes for MSQSAPIFNALCLPITDVDALVKGQSIAAISQSFLRPGQQFGLYPDNSNLDSGNVFVNAWARCELCQIIDSAEALDIISRLTVWSVETLEEILAQREVIWLVYLRVYLLPNSVEVSAKATAQFIPLSHPITVTDDLPVIGDREFAKRRERLENLELPEDPELENLQIAISQLAFTNHAAKLLAEQIQVFLGWQETKPIQISDPNLDWIKDREIVTLGDRSKEQDEGKSNYQAGTDFENIVRKGLEFLGFKADYAHKGGAGGLDLLCLEPFPLFGECKAGKKIPNDTAVQLLNLGTLRKQELFETAAKLIIGSGEPTEQLEDAAKVHGMAIINPTTLQNLVELKAKYSGSINLIELRKYLVAGRSDEKVDEYIQKVETEIRLRSHVVQAVKELQAHPDEKPTPLAIRVQYNAKFIKDREPRLEDREIHDLLVELSSPLAGYLGRERGNDWRSDRFYFLRDLTID; via the coding sequence ATGAGTCAGTCAGCCCCAATTTTTAATGCCTTGTGCTTACCCATTACTGATGTTGATGCCTTAGTAAAAGGTCAATCGATCGCAGCAATATCCCAATCATTTCTGCGTCCGGGGCAGCAATTCGGACTTTATCCCGATAATTCTAATCTTGATTCTGGTAATGTTTTTGTCAACGCATGGGCTAGATGCGAGCTATGTCAAATTATTGATTCTGCTGAAGCCTTAGATATAATATCTCGCCTTACAGTCTGGTCAGTAGAAACGTTAGAGGAAATACTGGCACAAAGAGAAGTCATTTGGTTGGTTTATTTGCGAGTTTATTTATTGCCGAATTCGGTGGAAGTATCTGCCAAAGCGACAGCGCAATTCATACCTTTGTCTCATCCTATTACTGTGACCGATGACCTGCCAGTTATAGGCGATCGCGAATTTGCTAAACGTAGAGAAAGACTAGAAAACCTAGAACTTCCAGAAGATCCTGAACTAGAAAACCTGCAAATAGCAATTAGCCAACTGGCTTTTACTAACCATGCCGCCAAACTATTAGCTGAGCAAATTCAAGTATTTCTTGGTTGGCAAGAAACTAAACCAATACAAATATCCGATCCTAATTTAGATTGGATAAAAGATAGAGAGATTGTTACTTTAGGCGATCGCAGTAAAGAGCAAGATGAGGGAAAAAGTAACTATCAGGCTGGAACGGATTTTGAAAATATTGTGCGAAAAGGTCTTGAATTCCTTGGTTTTAAAGCTGATTACGCACATAAAGGTGGAGCAGGAGGATTAGATTTATTGTGTCTAGAACCGTTTCCCCTCTTTGGTGAATGTAAAGCTGGGAAGAAGATACCTAACGATACAGCAGTACAACTACTTAACTTAGGAACACTTAGAAAGCAAGAACTTTTTGAGACAGCAGCTAAGTTAATTATCGGTTCAGGAGAGCCGACAGAGCAACTCGAAGATGCGGCAAAAGTACATGGTATGGCAATTATAAATCCTACAACATTACAAAATTTGGTCGAACTTAAAGCAAAATATTCTGGCTCAATTAACTTGATCGAACTTAGAAAGTATTTAGTGGCAGGACGTAGCGACGAAAAAGTTGATGAATATATTCAGAAAGTTGAAACTGAGATTAGATTGCGGTCGCATGTAGTTCAAGCAGTAAAAGAATTACAAGCTCACCCAGATGAAAAACCAACACCACTTGCTATCAGGGTACAGTACAACGCCAAATTTATCAAAGATAGAGAACCTAGATTGGAGGATCGAGAAATCCACGATTTGCTCGTAGAACTTTCATCGCCCCTAGCAGGTTATTTGGGTAGAGAAAGAGGAAATGATTGGCGGAGCGATCGCTTTTACTTTCTCAGGGATCTAACTATAGATTAG
- a CDS encoding vWA domain-containing protein, whose amino-acid sequence MSQSSLPNPHNPFPETRLRRWRLILGGGAADGICAGSDGLGFSLNSQDAAIDGALSALYDSDRSGGLGSSSPKVARWLGDIRSYFPASVVRVMQQDALERLNLQRMLLEPEMLEAVEPDVHLVANLLSLSGIMPSKTKETARIVVRRVVEELQRKLENPTRQAVMGSLNRAARNRRPRHHEIDWNRTIRTNLKNYQPDYRTIIPETKIGYGRKRSSLRDIILCVDQSGSMATSVVYAGIFSAVLATLPAVKTSMVVFDTAVVDLTEMLQDPVEVLFGTQLGGGTDINRALAYCQGLVRQPQETILVLISDLYEGGNNEEMLKRIATLVASGVQFITLLALSDDGSPAYDHRNTAAIAGFGVPSFACTPDLFPDLMAAAINRQDISQWAASHDISASRSR is encoded by the coding sequence ATGTCTCAATCCTCTCTCCCCAACCCCCATAACCCATTCCCCGAAACCCGCCTGCGTCGCTGGAGACTTATCCTCGGTGGCGGAGCGGCTGATGGTATTTGCGCAGGATCTGATGGGTTAGGCTTTAGTCTTAACAGCCAGGACGCGGCGATTGATGGTGCCTTGAGTGCCCTCTATGACAGCGATCGCTCCGGTGGCTTAGGTAGCTCGTCGCCAAAGGTGGCGCGCTGGTTGGGCGACATTCGCTCCTACTTCCCTGCTTCTGTGGTGAGAGTGATGCAACAGGATGCTTTGGAACGACTGAACTTGCAGCGCATGTTACTGGAACCAGAGATGCTAGAAGCAGTCGAACCAGACGTGCATCTAGTAGCAAATTTGCTATCGCTCAGTGGCATTATGCCTAGTAAGACAAAGGAAACTGCGCGCATTGTGGTGCGGCGAGTCGTTGAAGAATTACAACGCAAGCTAGAGAACCCGACGCGGCAGGCGGTAATGGGCAGCTTAAACCGCGCCGCACGCAACCGCCGCCCCCGTCATCATGAAATCGATTGGAATCGCACAATTCGCACCAATCTCAAAAATTATCAACCGGACTATCGCACCATCATTCCTGAAACTAAGATTGGCTATGGACGCAAACGCTCTTCTTTGCGCGATATCATTCTATGCGTCGATCAGAGCGGCTCTATGGCTACGTCTGTGGTATATGCGGGCATTTTTAGTGCTGTCTTAGCGACATTGCCAGCCGTCAAAACCAGTATGGTAGTCTTCGATACAGCAGTAGTCGATTTAACTGAAATGCTACAGGATCCGGTCGAAGTCTTATTTGGTACCCAGCTAGGCGGCGGTACGGATATCAATCGGGCTTTAGCCTACTGTCAAGGATTGGTACGCCAACCCCAGGAAACCATTCTGGTTTTGATTAGCGATCTATATGAGGGTGGGAATAATGAGGAAATGCTCAAACGCATTGCTACTCTAGTTGCGTCGGGGGTACAGTTCATTACTTTGTTGGCGTTGAGCGATGATGGTTCGCCTGCCTACGACCATCGCAACACAGCCGCGATCGCTGGATTTGGCGTACCTTCTTTCGCCTGTACCCCCGATCTATTCCCAGATTTGATGGCAGCAGCAATTAACCGTCAAGATATCAGCCAATGGGCAGCTTCCCACGACATTTCCGCGTCAAGAAGTCGATAA
- a CDS encoding type II toxin-antitoxin system RelE family toxin gives MSYRVTFTSDGLNDLATLDRAIQLRITRKIKWLATNFEQVSPIGLAGDLAGYCKLRVGDYRIIYSTNAAEEVVTIHQIGHRREIYDR, from the coding sequence ATGAGCTATAGAGTAACATTTACTTCTGATGGACTCAACGATCTTGCTACGCTCGATCGAGCTATTCAACTTCGTATTACTCGGAAAATCAAATGGCTAGCTACAAATTTTGAGCAAGTCTCTCCCATAGGTCTTGCGGGCGATCTAGCAGGATATTGTAAGCTGAGAGTTGGAGATTATCGTATCATCTATTCTACGAATGCTGCTGAAGAGGTTGTTACTATCCATCAAATTGGTCATCGTCGAGAGATTTACGATCGGTAA